A part of Saimiri boliviensis isolate mSaiBol1 chromosome 11, mSaiBol1.pri, whole genome shotgun sequence genomic DNA contains:
- the LOC101049182 gene encoding histone H3.3A-like, whose amino-acid sequence MARTTQTAHKSTGGKAPRKQLVAKAARKSAPSTRGVKKPHRYRPGTVALREIRRYHRSTELLIRKLPFQRLVREIAQGFKTDLRFQSTAIDALQEASEAYLVGLSEDTNLCAIHAKHVTIVPKDIQLGCRIRGERA is encoded by the coding sequence ATGGCTCGTACAACGCAAACTGCCCACAAATCTACAGGGGGTAAAGCACCCAGGAAGCAACTGGTTGCAAAAGCCGCTCGCAAGAGTGCGCCCTCTACCAGAGGGGTGAAGAAACCTCATCGTTACAGGCCTGGCACTGTGGCCCTCCGTGAAATTAGACGTTATCACAGGTCCACTGAACTTCTGATTCGCAAACTTCCCTTCCAGCGTCTGGTGCGAGAAATTGCTCAGGGCTTTAAAACAGATCTGCGCTTCCAGAGCACAGCTATCGATGCTTTGCAGGAGGCAAGTGAGGCCTATCTGGTGGGCCTTTCTGAAGACACCAACCTTTGTGCTATTCATGCCAAACATGTAACAATTGTGCCAAAAGACATCCAGCTAGGATGCCGCATACGTGGAGAGCGTGCTTAA